A genomic segment from Pollutimonas thiosulfatoxidans encodes:
- a CDS encoding L-serine ammonia-lyase, producing MALSVFDIFKIGIGPSSSHTVGPMRAARHFARDLHQRGSLNAVSGIKIELFGSLAETGRGHGTDMGIMLGLMGLAPDTVVPSDIPRLLDEVARNGTLRLWGEHAISFDSEQAFSYRIRPMVEHPNGMRFEALDAVQGIVSTGRYVSIGGGFIRALDSPDSDESVPLHEPVPYPFSTGNELLALCEQTGLSVAQLMMANESIIRPAAEVRQGLARIAAIMNACIDHGCGLNNQQADQLLPGGLRVRRRAPALYRELQRSAGNHDVLFAMDWVNLFAMAVNEENAASGQVVTAPTNGAAGLLPAVLRYYQTFIPEYSEEGVVDFLLTAAAVGFLYKKNASISGAEVGCQGEVGVACSMAAAGLAAVLGGTPAQVENAAEIGMEHNLGLTCDPIGGLVQIPCIERNAMGAVKAINAARLALLGDGQHHVSLDAVIETMRQTGADMRSKYKETSRGGLAVNVVVC from the coding sequence GTGGCACTTTCCGTATTTGACATCTTCAAGATCGGCATAGGTCCTTCCAGCTCGCATACCGTTGGCCCGATGCGTGCCGCGCGTCATTTCGCGCGTGATCTACACCAGCGCGGCTCCCTGAACGCGGTATCGGGGATCAAGATAGAGCTGTTTGGCTCTCTGGCCGAAACCGGTCGCGGGCACGGCACCGACATGGGCATTATGCTGGGCCTTATGGGCCTGGCGCCCGATACCGTCGTGCCGTCCGATATTCCCCGGCTGTTGGATGAAGTAGCCCGCAACGGCACCTTGCGCTTATGGGGCGAACACGCGATATCGTTTGATTCGGAACAGGCATTTTCCTATCGTATCCGGCCCATGGTGGAGCATCCCAACGGCATGCGCTTCGAGGCCCTTGATGCCGTCCAGGGCATCGTCAGCACCGGACGCTATGTGTCCATAGGCGGCGGCTTCATACGCGCGCTGGACTCTCCCGATTCGGACGAATCCGTACCCCTGCACGAGCCGGTGCCTTATCCTTTCTCCACCGGCAACGAACTGCTGGCGCTTTGCGAGCAAACAGGTTTGTCCGTGGCGCAACTGATGATGGCCAATGAGTCCATCATCAGACCTGCCGCCGAAGTACGGCAAGGATTGGCCCGTATCGCTGCCATCATGAATGCCTGCATAGACCACGGCTGTGGCCTGAACAATCAGCAGGCCGACCAGTTACTGCCTGGCGGCTTGCGCGTCAGGCGCCGCGCCCCAGCGCTATACCGCGAGTTGCAGCGCAGTGCCGGCAATCATGATGTGCTGTTTGCCATGGACTGGGTCAATTTGTTTGCCATGGCGGTCAACGAAGAAAATGCGGCCAGCGGTCAGGTGGTCACGGCGCCGACAAACGGCGCCGCTGGTCTTCTGCCAGCCGTGCTGCGTTACTACCAGACGTTCATTCCGGAATACAGCGAAGAGGGCGTGGTCGACTTTCTATTGACGGCTGCGGCGGTGGGCTTCCTGTACAAGAAGAACGCGTCGATTTCAGGCGCCGAGGTAGGCTGCCAAGGAGAAGTCGGGGTAGCGTGTTCGATGGCTGCGGCCGGACTGGCCGCTGTACTGGGCGGTACGCCCGCCCAGGTCGAGAACGCCGCCGAAATCGGCATGGAACACAACCTGGGGCTTACTTGCGACCCCATTGGCGGCCTGGTGCAGATACCCTGCATCGAGCGCAACGCCATGGGTGCCGTCAAGGCTATCAACGCTGCCCGGCTGGCCTTGCTCGGAGACGGCCAACACCATGTCTCGCTGGACGCCGTCATCGAGACGATGCGCCAGACCGGTGCCGACATGCGCAGCAAGTACAAAGAGACCTCTCGTGGCGGCCTGGCGGTAAACGTCGTCGTTTGCTAG
- a CDS encoding anti-sigma factor — MSSATQNAQHIFMGEYTLGLLGPQEIARAHALLGEDESAVISALLWEDRFLVLTDILPPIDPSPQLLHDIQTALGHDTTPALSSLYRQPAARKPAGTAVAAPAPVVPAATPTPPPPSTERKHPAADTQVAKPPLNQPPATTTQVANASSPEEHAPKGRSAKAQGNIWLWRVTSILLAVIALFLGLMPTQPIAPPVTIVEVAPTLAAILQAPGQSSTPGWIVTVDPQGNVLMNPQVRSDTPADTSVQLWTHGPTMPQPRSLGLVDPNQPITVPANIMGDISAGQIVEMTLEPKGGSPVASPSGPVLFIGRLVKFGETPAPR, encoded by the coding sequence ATGAGTTCCGCAACACAGAACGCGCAGCACATTTTCATGGGTGAGTACACGCTGGGCCTGTTGGGCCCCCAGGAAATCGCTCGCGCCCACGCCCTTTTGGGTGAGGACGAGAGCGCTGTAATAAGCGCCTTGCTCTGGGAAGATCGTTTCCTTGTGCTGACCGACATCCTGCCTCCCATCGATCCGTCGCCGCAATTGCTGCACGATATCCAGACCGCGCTGGGGCATGACACAACGCCGGCCTTGTCCAGCCTTTATCGGCAGCCGGCGGCGCGCAAACCAGCCGGCACTGCGGTGGCAGCGCCGGCGCCTGTCGTCCCAGCAGCGACACCCACTCCGCCACCGCCGTCCACAGAGCGCAAGCATCCCGCCGCCGACACACAGGTCGCCAAACCGCCGCTCAACCAGCCGCCGGCCACTACCACGCAAGTGGCCAACGCCAGCTCTCCCGAAGAACATGCTCCCAAGGGGCGCAGCGCGAAGGCGCAAGGCAATATCTGGTTATGGCGCGTTACCAGCATCCTGCTTGCCGTTATCGCGTTGTTCCTGGGATTAATGCCTACCCAGCCCATTGCCCCGCCCGTCACCATAGTGGAAGTGGCCCCTACCCTGGCCGCGATCTTGCAAGCGCCAGGACAAAGCTCCACGCCAGGCTGGATAGTGACCGTCGATCCTCAAGGCAATGTGCTGATGAATCCGCAAGTGCGCAGCGACACGCCGGCCGATACCTCGGTACAACTGTGGACGCACGGCCCAACCATGCCGCAACCGCGGTCTCTGGGTTTGGTCGATCCGAACCAACCCATCACTGTCCCGGCCAATATCATGGGCGACATCAGCGCGGGACAGATTGTAGAGATGACCCTCGAACCCAAGGGTGGCTCGCCGGTGGCCAGCCCCAGCGGCCCGGTATTGTTCATAGGGCGGCTGGTGAAATTTGGCGAGACGCCGGCGCCCCGCTAG
- a CDS encoding sigma-70 family RNA polymerase sigma factor — translation MAVSLRDSKTDLMACAKGEQKAFQNLYLREAPHMLALCLKLLPQRAQAEDLLRETFVLIWKNADSFDPALSSARAWMYSILRYRALARLRQPGRNRPSDEPSWPEAIPDQADPTMLALAQLDETPRKALFMAYYGGYNYEQIAAELKQPAGTIKRAVCEGLQRISEHSPA, via the coding sequence ATGGCTGTATCCCTGCGCGACAGCAAGACCGACCTGATGGCCTGCGCAAAAGGCGAGCAAAAAGCTTTTCAGAACTTGTATCTGCGCGAAGCGCCCCATATGCTGGCCCTCTGCCTGAAACTGCTTCCGCAACGGGCGCAAGCCGAGGACCTGCTGCGCGAGACCTTTGTGCTGATCTGGAAGAATGCCGACAGTTTTGATCCGGCCCTGAGCAGCGCGCGCGCCTGGATGTACAGCATCTTGCGCTATCGGGCACTGGCCCGCCTTCGTCAGCCGGGACGCAACCGCCCCAGCGATGAGCCGTCCTGGCCCGAGGCCATACCCGATCAGGCAGATCCTACAATGCTGGCACTGGCGCAACTGGATGAAACGCCGCGCAAAGCCCTTTTCATGGCCTATTACGGCGGCTACAACTATGAGCAGATCGCCGCGGAGCTGAAGCAGCCTGCAGGCACCATCAAACGAGCCGTCTGCGAAGGCTTGCAACGTATCTCGGAGCACTCACCGGCATGA
- a CDS encoding ABCB family ABC transporter ATP-binding protein/permease has product MRFTSRGPAPQRRNDIQTIKSLLPYVWQFKWRVIAAIICLVAAKVASVILPLFLKDIVDKLSVPATLLALPVAALVGYGFARLASSVFGELRDALFARVTQGSIRRIAAQLFQHLFALSLRFHMQRQTGGLSRDIERGTKGIGFLLNFMVFNILPTLLEISMVAAILLWRYEWPFAVATLGTIGSYIAFTLFVTEKRMVYRRSMNDLDSKANTKAIDALINYETVKYFGNEGYELDRYDRNLGKWVDSAVKNQVSLNFLNMGQAAIITVGVTLLLWLSASGVVNQTMTVGDVVLVSAYLTQLYAPLNFLGFVYREIKHALADMERMFGLMELGEEVADRPGAKKLRTSQASVTFENVDFGYEANRQILFGVDFTIPAGHTLAVVGASGAGKSTLSRLLFRFYDVNAGAIKINDIDIRDLTQASLRHHIGIVPQDTVLFNDTILYNIAYGNPLATQEEIVQAAKSSSIHDFVMGLPDGYQTQVGERGLKLSGGEKQRVAIARTLLKNPPVLILDEATSALDTKTERAIQEELSQIARNRTTLIIAHRLSTIVDADEIMVLDQGRVQERGTHRDLLARQGRYAQMWAMQQARQEAV; this is encoded by the coding sequence ATGAGATTCACCAGCCGAGGGCCCGCCCCTCAACGCCGCAACGACATCCAAACCATAAAATCGCTTTTGCCCTATGTATGGCAATTCAAGTGGCGGGTGATTGCCGCGATCATTTGCCTGGTGGCAGCGAAGGTGGCCAGCGTCATACTGCCATTATTCCTCAAGGACATCGTCGACAAGCTGAGCGTGCCGGCAACCTTGCTTGCATTGCCGGTCGCCGCGCTGGTGGGTTACGGTTTCGCCAGGCTGGCCAGCAGCGTCTTTGGTGAACTGCGCGATGCCTTGTTTGCCCGCGTTACACAAGGTTCCATACGGCGTATTGCCGCTCAGTTGTTCCAGCATCTGTTCGCCCTGTCGCTACGTTTTCATATGCAGCGACAGACCGGTGGCCTGAGCCGCGATATCGAGCGCGGCACCAAAGGCATAGGTTTCTTATTGAACTTCATGGTGTTCAATATCTTGCCTACTTTGCTCGAGATCAGCATGGTGGCTGCCATATTGCTGTGGCGCTACGAATGGCCCTTCGCCGTGGCAACGCTGGGGACCATAGGGTCTTATATAGCGTTTACCTTGTTCGTGACCGAAAAGCGCATGGTCTATCGACGCAGCATGAACGATCTGGACAGCAAGGCCAATACCAAAGCCATCGATGCGCTGATCAACTACGAAACCGTGAAGTACTTCGGCAACGAAGGCTACGAGCTGGATCGCTATGACCGCAATCTGGGCAAGTGGGTCGATTCCGCGGTCAAGAACCAGGTGTCGCTGAATTTTCTCAATATGGGGCAGGCCGCAATCATTACCGTTGGCGTCACTTTGCTGCTGTGGCTGTCTGCCAGCGGGGTCGTCAACCAGACCATGACGGTGGGCGATGTTGTCCTGGTGTCGGCCTACCTGACGCAACTGTACGCCCCGTTGAATTTCCTGGGCTTCGTCTATCGCGAGATCAAGCATGCATTGGCCGATATGGAACGCATGTTCGGCTTGATGGAACTGGGGGAAGAGGTGGCTGACCGGCCCGGCGCCAAAAAACTGCGTACCAGCCAGGCGTCGGTGACTTTCGAAAATGTGGACTTCGGCTACGAGGCCAACCGCCAGATACTGTTCGGCGTCGACTTTACGATACCGGCCGGTCATACGCTTGCCGTCGTTGGTGCCTCGGGCGCCGGCAAATCGACCTTGTCGCGCCTGCTATTCCGGTTCTACGACGTGAATGCCGGTGCTATCAAAATCAACGACATCGATATCCGCGACCTGACGCAAGCCAGCTTGCGCCACCATATCGGCATCGTCCCGCAAGACACTGTGCTGTTCAACGACACCATCCTCTATAACATCGCTTACGGCAATCCGCTGGCGACCCAGGAAGAAATCGTACAGGCAGCGAAGTCTTCCAGCATCCACGATTTTGTGATGGGTTTGCCTGATGGCTATCAAACCCAGGTTGGCGAGCGCGGGCTGAAGCTGTCGGGCGGCGAGAAACAGCGCGTGGCGATCGCCCGCACGCTTTTGAAGAATCCGCCCGTATTGATCCTGGACGAGGCGACGAGCGCCCTGGATACCAAGACAGAAAGGGCCATCCAGGAAGAACTGAGCCAAATCGCCCGCAACCGCACAACCTTGATCATTGCTCATAGGCTGTCCACCATCGTGGATGCGGATGAAATCATGGTCTTGGATCAGGGCCGCGTGCAAGAGCGCGGCACCCATCGGGATCTACTGGCCCGGCAGGGACGCTATGCGCAAATGTGGGCCATGCAGCAAGCGCGACAAGAGGCGGTGTAG
- a CDS encoding SUF system Fe-S cluster assembly regulator encodes MLRISKIIDYGTLVLTHMAGHPERVFSASDLANTLGLGQPTVSKILKLLGQHELVKSSRGARGGYMLGRPAKSISIAQIIDALDDQPFGITECTALPGACTVEAGCHIRTNWQRINAIVRRTLEDVSVADMLRPTPIEYPLNAQPLLPSAGSTAVSPTTWSVRK; translated from the coding sequence TTGTTGCGGATCAGCAAAATTATCGACTACGGCACGCTGGTGCTGACCCATATGGCAGGACACCCGGAGCGGGTGTTCAGCGCGTCTGACCTTGCCAATACGCTGGGTTTGGGCCAGCCCACGGTCAGCAAAATACTTAAGCTGCTGGGCCAGCACGAGCTCGTAAAAAGCAGTCGCGGCGCGCGTGGCGGCTACATGTTGGGCCGCCCGGCAAAGTCAATAAGTATAGCGCAAATCATTGATGCCCTGGACGATCAACCCTTCGGTATTACCGAATGCACGGCGCTGCCCGGCGCTTGCACGGTCGAGGCCGGTTGCCATATTCGTACAAACTGGCAACGCATCAACGCCATCGTCCGGCGCACGCTCGAAGACGTGAGCGTAGCCGATATGCTGCGTCCCACCCCTATTGAATATCCTTTGAATGCACAGCCACTCCTGCCCAGCGCGGGCAGCACGGCAGTAAGCCCCACGACTTGGAGTGTTCGTAAATGA
- the sufB gene encoding Fe-S cluster assembly protein SufB gives MNSLTEPAVIAADDPIESFLDREYSAGFVTDIESVTIPKGLSEDTIRLLSKKKGEPEFMLEWRLAAYRHWLTMDLPEWAKVSFPRIDFQDISYYSAPKSKADGPKSLDEVDPELLRTYEKLGVPLHERARLAGVAVDAVFDSVSVATTFRKQLSEVGVIFCSFSEAVKEYPDLVRKYLGTVVPPGDNYYAALNSAVFSDGSFVFIPKGVRCPMELSTYFRINARDTGQFERTLIIAEEGASVSYLEGCTAPMRDENQLHAAVVELVALDDAKIKYSTVQNWYPGDKDGKGGIYNFVTKRGDCRGARSRISWTQVETGSSITWKYPSVILRGDDSVGEFYSVALSNHRQQADTGTKMIHIGRNTRSTIISKGISAGYGSNTYRGLVRITPKAENARNYTQCDSLLIGKRCAAHTFPTMEVQNPSASVEHEATASRIGEDQLFYAMQRGLSAEDAVSMIVNGFCKEVFKELPMEFAVEAQNLLGVSLEGSVG, from the coding sequence ATGAATTCCCTGACAGAACCTGCAGTGATCGCAGCCGACGACCCCATCGAGTCTTTTCTCGATCGCGAATATTCGGCGGGATTCGTCACCGACATCGAGTCGGTCACCATCCCTAAAGGCCTATCCGAAGACACCATACGCCTGCTCTCCAAGAAAAAGGGCGAGCCCGAGTTCATGCTCGAGTGGCGGCTGGCTGCTTATCGCCACTGGCTTACCATGGACCTGCCTGAATGGGCCAAGGTCAGTTTTCCGCGGATCGACTTCCAGGACATCAGCTATTACTCGGCCCCGAAAAGCAAGGCGGACGGCCCAAAAAGCCTGGACGAAGTCGACCCCGAGCTTCTGCGCACCTACGAGAAACTTGGCGTACCGCTGCACGAACGTGCCCGCCTGGCCGGCGTTGCCGTCGACGCCGTGTTCGACTCCGTCTCGGTTGCCACCACATTTCGCAAGCAGCTGTCTGAAGTCGGCGTGATCTTCTGTTCGTTCTCCGAGGCCGTGAAAGAGTATCCCGACCTGGTACGTAAGTATCTGGGTACTGTCGTGCCTCCCGGCGACAACTACTATGCGGCCCTGAATTCCGCCGTGTTCTCGGATGGTTCTTTCGTGTTTATTCCGAAGGGCGTGCGCTGTCCGATGGAGCTTTCCACGTATTTCCGCATCAATGCCCGGGATACCGGTCAGTTCGAGCGCACACTCATCATTGCCGAAGAGGGCGCCTCAGTCAGTTACCTCGAAGGCTGTACGGCCCCCATGCGGGACGAGAACCAGTTGCACGCCGCCGTGGTCGAGCTCGTGGCGCTGGACGATGCCAAGATCAAGTATTCCACGGTACAGAACTGGTATCCCGGCGACAAGGACGGCAAGGGCGGTATCTACAACTTTGTGACCAAGCGCGGAGACTGCCGGGGTGCGCGCTCGCGCATATCCTGGACGCAGGTGGAAACCGGCTCGTCCATCACCTGGAAGTACCCCAGCGTCATCCTGCGTGGCGACGACTCTGTCGGCGAATTCTATTCCGTTGCGCTCAGCAACCATCGCCAGCAGGCCGACACGGGCACCAAAATGATCCATATCGGCCGCAATACCCGCAGCACCATTATTTCCAAGGGCATTTCGGCGGGTTATGGCAGCAACACATATCGTGGCCTGGTGCGTATCACGCCCAAGGCCGAGAACGCGCGCAACTACACGCAGTGCGATTCGCTGCTGATCGGCAAGCGCTGCGCGGCACATACCTTTCCGACGATGGAGGTGCAAAACCCCAGCGCCAGCGTCGAGCACGAGGCCACTGCCTCGCGCATAGGGGAAGATCAACTGTTTTATGCGATGCAGCGGGGCCTGTCGGCCGAAGACGCCGTGTCCATGATCGTGAACGGATTCTGTAAAGAAGTTTTCAAGGAATTGCCCATGGAATTTGCAGTCGAGGCTCAAAACCTGCTCGGCGTAAGTCTTGAAGGCAGCGTAGGCTAA
- the sufC gene encoding Fe-S cluster assembly ATPase SufC, with product MLSIKDLHASVENKSILRGLSLDVKDGEVHAIMGPNGSGKSTLSQVLAGREDYTVEKGTVEYLGQDLLAMSIEDRARSGLFLAFQYPIEIPGVSNAYFLRAAVNAGRRHRGLPELDAMDFLKRVKAEMKAVGMREEFLYRSVNEGFSGGEKKRNEVLQMALLEPKLAILDETDSGLDIDAMKVVADGVNRLRAPDRALIVITHYQRLLDYIVPDFVHVLSHGRIVRSGGRELALELEERGYGWIDELATQQTGAAA from the coding sequence ATGTTGAGCATCAAAGATTTACACGCATCGGTAGAGAACAAGTCGATACTACGGGGCCTGAGCCTGGACGTAAAGGACGGCGAAGTGCACGCCATCATGGGTCCCAACGGGTCGGGCAAGAGCACCTTGTCACAAGTGTTGGCTGGTCGCGAGGACTACACCGTCGAGAAGGGCACAGTCGAGTATCTCGGGCAAGATCTGCTTGCCATGTCCATCGAAGACCGCGCCCGTTCGGGCCTGTTCTTGGCGTTTCAGTACCCCATCGAAATACCTGGCGTATCCAACGCTTACTTTCTGCGTGCGGCGGTCAATGCCGGCCGCCGCCATCGCGGCTTGCCAGAACTGGACGCCATGGACTTCCTCAAACGCGTGAAGGCCGAAATGAAAGCCGTCGGCATGCGCGAAGAGTTCCTTTATCGCTCCGTCAACGAAGGTTTTTCGGGCGGCGAGAAAAAGCGCAACGAAGTGCTGCAGATGGCCTTGCTCGAGCCCAAGCTTGCGATTCTTGACGAGACCGACTCGGGGCTGGACATCGACGCCATGAAGGTCGTGGCTGATGGGGTCAACCGCCTGCGCGCCCCGGACCGCGCCCTGATCGTCATCACCCACTATCAGCGGCTGCTCGATTACATCGTCCCCGACTTCGTCCATGTGCTGTCGCACGGGCGCATCGTCCGCTCGGGCGGTCGCGAGCTGGCACTCGAACTCGAAGAGCGTGGCTACGGCTGGATAGACGAGCTTGCCACGCAACAGACAGGGGCTGCGGCATGA
- the sufD gene encoding Fe-S cluster assembly protein SufD — MTVLQSWVNDFSAREQALAGAGMPWLAAMRKRAIQRFADEGWPTTRQEAWRHTSLAALGSQQFASDSTAAEQGVADLVQQLRRDEPGHWLVFIDGRYAAGLSDVGSLPAGATITTLAQAFDDAPDRVQELFGIETDGSSTATLNVAFAHDGAYINLARGVALEAPVHLVFVAATPGIANFPRNLIAAEAGAVATIVEHYVGHDSGASLTNTVTRLSLAQDANITQLKLQQEDHQAFHLGVTDVLQQKGSAFNSHSMSFGARLARHDISTRFDGDHCETLLNGLYYVDGKRHVDHHTLIDHAQPHGSSREFYRGILNDTARGVFSGRILVGVGADKTDAVQRSDSLLLSRMAKADARPELEIYADDVKCAHGATVGQLDDNSLFYLRSRGLDEAHARHVLTYAFAAEAVGRIQPDILRRRVIDAIRSLVPGGAELGEYA; from the coding sequence ATGACCGTTTTGCAATCCTGGGTCAACGATTTCTCGGCCCGCGAACAGGCACTTGCCGGTGCCGGCATGCCGTGGTTGGCTGCCATGCGCAAGCGCGCCATACAGCGTTTCGCCGACGAAGGCTGGCCCACCACGCGACAAGAAGCGTGGCGCCATACCTCGCTGGCCGCGCTGGGTAGCCAACAATTTGCTTCCGACTCGACGGCAGCCGAGCAAGGCGTTGCCGACCTCGTCCAGCAACTGCGGCGCGACGAGCCCGGTCACTGGCTGGTGTTTATCGATGGCCGTTATGCAGCGGGCCTGTCTGACGTGGGCAGCCTACCTGCGGGCGCAACCATCACGACGCTGGCCCAGGCCTTTGACGACGCGCCCGACCGGGTGCAGGAGTTGTTCGGCATCGAGACCGATGGCTCTTCCACTGCTACGCTGAATGTCGCCTTTGCGCACGATGGTGCCTATATCAATCTGGCGCGGGGCGTGGCCCTGGAAGCGCCGGTGCATTTGGTGTTCGTAGCCGCCACCCCGGGGATCGCAAACTTCCCGCGCAACCTGATAGCGGCCGAGGCCGGCGCTGTGGCCACTATTGTCGAGCATTATGTGGGGCACGACAGTGGCGCCAGCTTAACCAATACGGTCACGCGGCTTAGCCTGGCACAAGACGCCAACATTACGCAGCTTAAGTTGCAGCAGGAAGATCACCAGGCATTTCATCTGGGCGTTACCGATGTGCTGCAGCAAAAGGGTTCGGCATTCAACTCGCACTCGATGTCTTTCGGAGCGCGCCTGGCCCGTCACGATATTTCCACCCGCTTTGACGGCGACCATTGCGAAACCCTGCTTAACGGGCTGTACTACGTCGATGGCAAGCGCCACGTCGATCATCACACCTTGATCGATCACGCACAGCCGCATGGCAGCAGTCGCGAATTTTATCGCGGCATCTTGAACGACACCGCGCGCGGTGTGTTCAGCGGCCGTATTCTTGTTGGCGTTGGTGCCGACAAGACCGATGCGGTGCAACGGTCCGACAGCCTGCTGCTGTCACGCATGGCCAAGGCCGACGCACGCCCCGAGCTCGAAATCTATGCCGACGACGTCAAGTGCGCGCATGGTGCCACGGTAGGGCAGTTGGACGATAACAGCCTGTTCTATTTGCGTTCGCGCGGGCTGGACGAAGCCCATGCCCGCCATGTGTTGACCTATGCCTTTGCTGCCGAGGCCGTGGGGCGTATTCAGCCCGATATCCTGCGCCGGCGCGTCATCGACGCCATACGGTCGCTGGTGCCGGGCGGGGCCGAACTCGGAGAATACGCATGA
- a CDS encoding cysteine desulfurase → MNAPAFAASAVATLDCVADFPILARPVKGKRLVYLDNGATTQKPSSVIEAETRYYEQSNANIHRGVHWLSQHATDLYEQGRERVRQLLNAARSEEIVFTRGTTEAINLVASSWGRSALKTGDEILITGMEHHSNIVPWQMLCEQTGALLKVVPVTDSGEVELDQFRSMLNERTRLVAVAHVSNALGTVNPVAEITQLAHAVGAKVLIDGAQAVAHQVVDVQAIDCDFYAFSAHKLYGPTGIGALYARYDILKDMPPWQGGGDMIYTVSFEGSTYADVPQRFEAGTPNIAGVVGMDAAIQYVQQLGLERIAAHEQFLLDLATAQLAELPGMRLIGTSAHKAAILSFVVEGIHPHDLGTILDTEGVAIRAGHHCAMPLMTRFGIPGTARAAFALYNTADDVTALVAALKIAQKMFGTGPRG, encoded by the coding sequence ATGAATGCGCCAGCCTTTGCTGCGAGTGCCGTAGCAACGTTGGATTGCGTTGCCGATTTCCCCATCCTTGCGCGGCCAGTCAAGGGCAAGCGCCTGGTGTATCTGGATAACGGTGCCACGACGCAAAAGCCATCGTCCGTCATCGAGGCAGAAACCCGCTACTACGAGCAGTCCAACGCCAACATTCATCGGGGCGTGCACTGGTTGTCGCAGCACGCCACCGATCTCTACGAGCAGGGCCGCGAACGTGTGCGTCAATTGCTTAACGCCGCACGCAGCGAAGAAATCGTCTTTACCCGCGGCACCACAGAAGCCATCAATCTGGTGGCCAGCAGTTGGGGCCGTTCCGCCTTGAAGACCGGAGACGAAATCCTGATCACCGGCATGGAGCACCATTCCAACATCGTGCCGTGGCAAATGTTGTGCGAGCAGACCGGCGCACTGCTGAAGGTTGTGCCCGTTACCGATAGCGGCGAAGTCGAGCTCGATCAGTTTCGCAGCATGCTCAACGAGCGCACCAGGCTGGTAGCGGTGGCCCATGTCTCCAATGCGCTGGGCACGGTCAATCCGGTAGCAGAGATCACACAACTGGCGCATGCCGTGGGCGCCAAGGTTCTGATCGATGGGGCCCAGGCTGTCGCGCATCAGGTAGTCGATGTGCAAGCAATTGATTGCGACTTCTACGCTTTTAGCGCCCATAAGCTATATGGGCCTACCGGCATAGGCGCCTTGTATGCGCGCTACGACATACTGAAAGACATGCCACCCTGGCAAGGCGGTGGCGACATGATCTATACCGTCAGTTTCGAAGGCAGCACGTATGCGGATGTACCCCAGCGCTTTGAAGCCGGTACGCCAAATATTGCGGGCGTGGTCGGTATGGACGCCGCCATTCAATACGTGCAGCAGCTAGGCCTGGAGCGCATCGCGGCCCACGAGCAGTTCCTGCTGGATCTGGCAACGGCGCAGCTTGCCGAGCTGCCGGGCATGCGTCTTATTGGCACGTCGGCACACAAGGCCGCCATTTTGTCATTCGTGGTCGAAGGCATACATCCGCACGATCTGGGCACCATCCTTGATACCGAAGGTGTTGCCATACGGGCGGGGCACCATTGCGCGATGCCGCTCATGACACGCTTTGGCATACCTGGCACGGCACGCGCAGCGTTCGCCCTTTACAACACCGCGGACGACGTTACTGCCTTGGTGGCGGCTTTGAAGATAGCCCAGAAAATGTTTGGAACAGGACCTCGCGGATGA
- the sufU gene encoding Fe-S cluster assembly sulfur transfer protein SufU, producing the protein MNEQHSDLRELYQEVIFDHNRHPRNFHAMSDASHTAVGHNPLCGDQLTVYAIVEDGIVRQASFVGHGCAISTASASLMTEAVQGKPIEEVEALFRDMHAMLTESQPESRDFGKLEVLSGVREFPARVKCATLAWHTLHNAITQARDTARTE; encoded by the coding sequence ATGAACGAGCAGCACAGCGATTTACGAGAGCTCTACCAGGAAGTGATCTTCGATCACAACCGCCACCCCCGTAATTTTCATGCCATGTCCGACGCCAGCCATACGGCGGTCGGCCATAACCCTTTGTGCGGCGACCAATTAACGGTTTACGCCATTGTTGAAGACGGTATCGTCCGCCAGGCAAGTTTCGTAGGACATGGCTGCGCCATTTCCACGGCCTCAGCGTCGTTGATGACCGAAGCCGTGCAAGGTAAACCCATAGAAGAAGTCGAGGCACTGTTTCGCGACATGCACGCCATGCTGACCGAATCGCAGCCCGAGAGCCGCGACTTTGGCAAGTTGGAAGTGTTGTCCGGGGTGCGTGAGTTCCCCGCGCGGGTGAAGTGCGCCACACTGGCCTGGCACACCTTGCACAACGCTATTACGCAGGCCAGGGATACGGCGCGTACCGAATAA